The proteins below come from a single Dehalococcoidia bacterium genomic window:
- the metG gene encoding methionine--tRNA ligase: protein MTEKIFIGVAWPYANGPLHLGHIAGAYLPADIFARYNRLKGNDVLMVSGSDQHGTPITVRAEQEGVSPAEVAQRWHEAFLESWRRMGISFDLFTRTGTDNHYRIAQEMFTALKEKGYIYPGKMTMLYCDKCNRFLPDRYVNGVCPHCRAATRGDQCDACGKPLTPIDLIEPKCKHCQSTPELKDTEHFFLKLSAFGEELTKWVSRQDHWKAHVKNFTLGFLREGLKDRAITRDIDWGIPVPVSGFEDKRIYVWFEAVIGYLSAGMEWAERSGDKDAWKVFWQGDVKSYYFVGKDNVPFHTIIWPAMLMGRGDLNLPYDVPANEFLTIKGRRLSTSLNWAVWLPDYLERYDPDPLRYFLSINMPDESDSDFSWQEFVRRNNDELVATYGNLVHRVLTITYRNFDGKVPAPGEIDERSKTLLDKSEQIFNDVDALMGRCRFREPLRAIMQLAQEANRYLDEKAPWKSIKTNREEAATSLYVALSIISSLKTMLSPFLPFTCAKLHGLLGLPGTVEELGWSVAEIKPGQQLAKPEALFVKLDDSVVETEDAKLEGGRAA, encoded by the coding sequence ATGACTGAGAAGATATTCATCGGTGTGGCCTGGCCCTACGCTAACGGGCCGCTGCACCTTGGACATATCGCCGGGGCGTATCTGCCTGCGGATATTTTCGCGCGCTACAATCGATTAAAGGGCAACGATGTGCTCATGGTCTCCGGCTCGGATCAGCACGGCACGCCGATAACGGTGCGCGCTGAGCAGGAGGGGGTGTCGCCGGCGGAGGTGGCGCAGCGCTGGCATGAGGCCTTTCTCGAATCCTGGCGCAGGATGGGCATCTCATTCGACCTTTTCACGCGTACCGGCACCGATAACCATTATCGCATCGCTCAGGAAATGTTCACCGCGCTTAAAGAGAAAGGCTATATCTATCCCGGCAAGATGACGATGCTGTACTGTGATAAGTGCAACCGTTTCCTGCCGGATCGCTATGTCAACGGCGTCTGCCCGCATTGCAGGGCGGCTACACGCGGCGACCAGTGCGATGCCTGCGGAAAGCCGCTGACGCCGATAGACCTCATCGAGCCGAAATGCAAGCATTGTCAGTCCACACCCGAGTTGAAGGATACGGAGCATTTCTTCCTCAAGCTTAGCGCGTTCGGGGAGGAGCTTACTAAGTGGGTGTCGCGTCAGGATCACTGGAAGGCGCACGTCAAGAATTTCACACTGGGCTTCCTCAGGGAGGGGCTCAAGGACCGCGCCATCACACGCGACATCGACTGGGGCATACCGGTTCCCGTATCTGGTTTCGAGGACAAGCGCATCTACGTCTGGTTCGAGGCCGTCATCGGCTATCTCTCCGCCGGCATGGAGTGGGCCGAGCGCTCGGGAGATAAGGACGCATGGAAGGTATTCTGGCAGGGCGACGTCAAGTCGTATTACTTCGTCGGCAAGGATAATGTGCCTTTCCACACTATCATCTGGCCGGCCATGCTCATGGGCCGCGGCGATCTGAACCTGCCCTATGACGTGCCCGCCAACGAGTTCCTCACCATCAAGGGGCGGCGCCTCTCCACCAGCCTCAACTGGGCGGTGTGGCTCCCGGATTACCTGGAACGCTACGACCCCGATCCGCTGCGGTATTTTCTTTCGATAAACATGCCCGATGAAAGCGATTCCGATTTCTCCTGGCAGGAGTTCGTGCGCCGTAACAACGATGAGCTGGTGGCGACGTACGGCAACCTGGTCCACCGCGTTCTCACTATTACCTACCGCAACTTTGACGGCAAAGTGCCTGCGCCGGGCGAGATCGACGAGCGCAGCAAAACGTTGCTGGATAAATCGGAGCAGATATTTAACGATGTCGACGCGCTGATGGGCCGCTGCCGCTTCAGGGAGCCCCTGCGGGCGATCATGCAGCTGGCGCAGGAGGCCAACCGCTACCTGGATGAGAAGGCTCCGTGGAAGTCGATTAAGACAAATCGCGAGGAGGCCGCGACCTCGCTGTATGTCGCGCTGTCTATTATCTCATCGCTTAAGACCATGCTGAGCCCGTTCCTGCCGTTCACCTGCGCAAAACTGCACGGCCTGCTCGGCTTGCCCGGCACGGTCGAAGAATTGGGCTGGTCGGTCGCCGAGATTAAACCGGGGCAGCAACTGGCCAAGCCGGAGGCGCTATTCGTCAAGCTCGATGATTCGGTCGTCGAAACGGAGGATGCGAAGCTGGAGGGCGGGCGTGCTGCTTGA